The Vulpes vulpes isolate BD-2025 chromosome 8, VulVul3, whole genome shotgun sequence genome has a window encoding:
- the MTHFD2 gene encoding bifunctional methylenetetrahydrofolate dehydrogenase/cyclohydrolase, mitochondrial, which translates to MAAVSIASTLAIRLLRPARSCRLRHRPFHLSVVRDEAVIISGRKLAQQIKQEVRQEVEEWVASGNKRPHLSVVLVGENPASHSYVLNKTRAAAEVGINSETIVKPASISEDELLNLINKLNNDDNIDGLLVQLPLPEHIDERKVCNAVSPDKDVDGFHVINVGRMCLDQYSMLPATPWGVWEIIKRTGIPTLGKNVVVAGRSKNVGMPIAMLLHTDGAHERPGGDATVTISHRYTPKEQLKKHTVLADIVISAAGIPNLITADMIKEGAAVIDVGINRVQDPITAKPKLVGDVDFEGVRKKAGYITPVPGGVGPMTVAMLMKNTIIAAKKVLRLEEREVVKPKERGVASN; encoded by the exons AGATGAAGCTGTCATCATCTCTGGAAGGAAACTTGCCCAGCAAATCAAGCAGGAAGTGCGGCAGGAGGTGGAAGAATGGGTGGCATCAGGCAACAAGCGGCCACACCTGAGTGTGGTTCTGGTTGGTGAGAATCCTGCAAGTCACTCCTATGTCCTCAACAAAACCAGGGCAGCTGCCGAAGTGG GAATCAACAGTGAGACAATTGTGAAACCAGCTTCAATTTCAGAGGATGAACTATTGAATTTAATCAATAAactaaataatgatgataatatagATGGCCTCCTTGTTCAGCTGCCTCTTCCAG agCACATCGATGAGAGAAAGGTCTGCAACGCTGTTTCTCCTGACAAGGATGTTGATGGTTTTCATGTAATTAATGTAGGGCGAATGTGTCTGGACCAGTATTCCATGTTACCAGCTACCCCATGGGGTGTCTGGGAAATAATTAAGCGAACTG GCATTCCAACCCTAGGGAAGAATGTGGTTGTGGCTGGGAGGTCAAAAAATGTTGGAATGCCCATTGCAATGCTGCTCCACACAGATGGGGCACATGAACGCCCTGGAG GTGATGCCACGGTTACAATATCTCATCGATATACTCCCAAAGAACAACTGAAGAAACATACAGTTCTTGCAGACATTGTGATCTCTGCTGCAG GCATTCCAAATCTGATCACTGCAGATATGATCAAGGAGGGAGCTGCAGTCATCGATGTGGGAATAAATAGAGTTCAAGATCCCATCACTGCTAAACCCAAGTTAGTTGGAGATGTGGATTTTGAAG GAGTCCGAAAGAAAGCTGGTTACATCACTCCAGTCCCTGGGGGTGTTGGTCCCATGACAGTGGCAATGCTGATGAAGAATACCATTATTGCTGCAAAAAAGGTGCTGAGGCTTGAAGAGCGGGAAGTAGTGAAGCCTAAGGAGCGTGGAGTAGCAAGTAATTAA